One window of the Perca fluviatilis chromosome 5, GENO_Pfluv_1.0, whole genome shotgun sequence genome contains the following:
- the emilin3a gene encoding EMILIN-3, producing MHFVMAVSPFVFVTLFLSPVETKFYRPLQFNQYKSGYSQHHDQGKPTSRHKNHCAYVVEKTVSFTLQDGAAPYVKAEYNKCSWGQKCPTLQYHLMYKPIYKVAHKTVTELEWRCCPGYSGYGCMEGHPVYQHPMKMMPPFKGPPMKGPQLKGPQFKGPQYKGPMFKGPMFKGPPINTFVKANPWSQPKGPSTGSFNSYQMGHFGPPRTSSYPDTSFEPYPSEPEPMPEHQEPHHTEHDQEHEHSQGPEEHIPEEIHHPPSGGDQPQGPALDSETEERIYRMEEDVRRLNQGLEILRGTVNGLEDSLRASLREDANRMLSALLSAAPGPVPAPVVASGPSTVGFVEIPGGDPETEGLDGRHVFPGLTELNGRVEELRTELQAKTTELQELKATVTGHDEALKKTLNRTGLVSDSNGNLGENAQKAMENLMDAKLSAARTEILGGFEERVESAEGRCKEKAGHLGGQCEREKSQRQEQMEDALEVSNTHLRTELRNLKAQIHGLKATESCSGRLSGLVERVHMLETSVAGLNQSQGHLRVELGGHKDHIEGMLEGRLGYVEAKLNLTGQIKSEESGRRRSVTDSNETGQGMEARMEGKMRDLEDRLLTALEELGNVTAPALLEGHAVPTLETELESLRGRLEVDVDRVQKHLSNLEILCSSSCSSPQNPSAFLGDSAVPSANLAEQQNVKEALNMQSDQLNSLNVTLQNILSRLTLRDQQKQAEGEYPIQGELTILKFNVRSVNHTLKGLQDSLGTMVHQVGQANSSWHEREARLAQQMKGVVQLVGHQASMLGAGERRLIRVKGELQEMKRRLADEVRGCRSTAMGVQKEVTEVGGRVTSVEDQCKGLNNLAEDLEKIREELERQSNGLLVQVNGTLSSHAQQLSELRGGLRNCTSQVEPTQQSLEPELRRGDTFTLN from the exons ATGCATTTTGTGATGGCTGTGAGTCCTTTTGTTTTCGTGACTCTATTTTTGTCACCAGTCGAAACCAAGTTCTACAGACCACTCCAGTTTAACCAGTATAAATCTGGGTATAGTCAACACCATGACCAAGGGAAACCCACCAGCAGACACAA GAACCACTGTGCCTATGTGGTTGAAAAGACAGTGTCCTTCACCCTGCAGGATGGGGCAGCCCCATATGTCAAAGCTGAGTACAACAAGTGTTCCTGGGGTCAAAAATGTCCAACTCTTCA GTATCATCTGATGTACAAACCAATCTACAAGGTGGCACATAAAACCGTCACAGAGCTGGAATGGCGTTGTTGCCCCGGGTATTCTGGTTATGGCTGTATGGAGGGACATCCAGTTTACCAACACCCTATGAAAATGATGCCACCATTCAAGGGCCCACCAATGAAAGGCCCACAATTAAAGGGGCCACAGTTCAAGGGTCCACAGTACAAAGGTCCCATGTTCAAGGGTCCCATGTTCAAGGGCCCACCTATTAACACTTTTGTGAAGGCCAACCCATGGAGTCAACCCAAAGGACCTTCCACCGGCAGTTTTAACTCTTACCAAATGGGCCACTTTGGGCCTCCGAGAACCTCCTCCTACCCAGACACCTCCTTCGAGCCTTATCCGTCTGAGCCAGAGCCAATGCCAGAGCACCAGGAACCAC ATCACACAGAGCATGACCAAGAACATGAGCATAGCCAAGGACCTGAGGAACATATACCAGAGGAAATCCATCATCCTCCCTCTGGTGGTGACCAGCCCCAGG GCCCAGCTCTAGACAGCGAGACAGAGGAGCGAATATATCGAATGGAGGAGGATGTGCGACGTCTAAACCAGGGTCTGGAGATCCTGAGGGGAACTGTGAATGGACTGGAAGATAGTCTACGAGCCTCGCTGAGAGAGGACGCCAACAGGATGCTGtcagctctgctctctgctgccccTGGTCCTGTTCCTGCTCCAGTTGTAGCATCTGGTCCATCCACTGTAGGGTTTGTAGAGATTCCTGGGGGAGACCCTGAGACAGAGGGTCTAGATGGCAGACACGTGTTTCCAGGCCTTACAGAACTGAATGGAAGGGTCGAGGAGCTCAGGACAGAGCTGCAAGCcaaaacaacagagctacagGAACTCAAAGCAACAGTGACGGGACATGATGAAGCACTGAAGAAGACGTTGAATAGAACAGGGTTGGTATCAGACTCCAATGGCAATCTTGGGGAAAATGCCCAGAAAGCTATGGAGAACTTGATGGATGCCAAGCTGAGTGCAGCCAGGACAGAAATTCTTGGTGGGTTCGAGGAACGTGTAGAGAGTGCAGAGGGCCGATGCAAGGAGAAAGCTGGGCATTTGGGTGGTCAGTGTGAGAGGGAGAAAAGTCAGAGGCAGGAGCAGATGGAGGATGCTCTTGAGGTAAGTAACACACACTTAAGAACAGAGCTGAGAAACCTCAAGGCACAGATCCATGGTTTAAAGGCTACAGAGAGCTGCTCTGGtagactgagtggactggttgaAAGGGTGCACATGCTGGAAACATCAGTGGCAGGCCTCAACCAGTCCCAGGGGCACCTGAGAGTGGAGCTGGGTGGACACAAGGACCACATAGAGGGAATGCTGGAGGGGCGTCTGGGGTATGTAGAGGCCAAGCTCAACCTGACTGGGCAGATTAAAAGTGAGGAGTCTGGAAGAAGGAGGAGTGTCACAGACTCAAATGAGACAGGACAGGGCATGGAGGCCAGAATGGAGGGTAAAATGAGGGATCTGGAAGACCGTTTACTGACGGCTTTAGAGGAGCTGGGTAATGTCACTGCCCCTGCACTGCTGGAGGGTCATGCTGTTCCCACTCTGGAGACAGAGCTGGAATCTCTCCGAGGGAGACTAGAAGTGGATGTGGACAGAGTGCAGAAGCACCTGAGCAACCTTGAGAttctctgctcctcttcctgTTCCTCACCTCAAAACCCATCTGCTTTCCTGGGAGACTCTGCTGTGCCAAGTGCTAACCTGGCAGAGCAGCAGAATGTGAAGGAGGCACTAAACATGCAAAGTGACCAATTAAATAGCCTCAACGTAACACTGCAGAACATCCTGAGTCGTCTGACCCTCAGGGACCAGCAGAAACAAGCAGAGGGAGAGTATCCCATCCAGGGAGAGCTCACAATCCTTAAGTTCAATGTCCGCTCAGTCAACCACACCCTCAAAGGCCTCCAGGATTCTCTGGGGACAATGGTCCACCAGGTGGGTCAAGCCAACAGCTCCTGGCATGAGAGAGAGGCTCGTCTGGCCCAGCAGATGAAGGGCGTGGTGCAGCTGGTTGGGCATCAGGCTTCCATGCTCGGGGCAGGTGAGCGCAGACTGATCCGAGTTAAAGGTGAGCTGCAGGAGATGAAGAGACGACTAGCCGATGAGGTCCGGGGCTGCCGGAGCACAGCTATGGGGGTCCAGAAAGAGGTAACTGAGGTTGGAGGGCGTGTTACCAGTGTGGAGGACCAGTGTAAGGGCCTGAATAACTTGGCAGAGGACCTGGAGAAAATCAGGGAGGAGCTGGAGAGACAATCGAATGGGCTTCTCGTGCAAGTCAATGGGACTCTCTCCAGCCATGCTCAGCAGCTGTCGGAGCTGAGAGGCGGACTCAGAAACTGCACTTCCCAGGTAGAGCCAACACAACAGAGTTTGGAGCCAGAGCTGAGACGAGGGGACACCTTCACTTTGAATTAG